In Methylacidiphilum infernorum V4, a single window of DNA contains:
- a CDS encoding SulP family inorganic anion transporter — protein sequence MKRRFKPSFHRWKEQLKDQFLELHLDLGPFRNILKNYSKEKFQTDFKAGINVALLSIPQGMAYALIAGLPVQYGLYACAISSLLGPFFQSSRYVVLGPTNATSVLLFSTYLNIQKQVDKLSTLPFVLLFVGLILILVSLFRMAGLTQYVSRTVIVGYITGASFLIIAGQLHRVLGFDLQEAYTFFDIVAQTFSRLQFTQWPSVAMGICSLGCWWWLKKRFPKIPAIAISLLLMSFVGYFSQFFHLHIEFLKPIPIASWPITLPTVNFHWFSTLASMSFALAFFAAVEGTGIARSLSNRTGEPLELNRDLFAQGIANIGCSFFSGMPVSGSLTRSALNWASKPATQLANLWSGIIMSIALLVGGPLLGYIPIPALSALVISAGLSLINPKEIKIALTATRFDLAVFVVTFIGALLTPLDFAIGLGIGASILFFLKQAGEPFFVEYTFDTEQGDLREKIKGETTVHPDISIIHIEGELFFGVSELFRSQINKILSLNPKIRVVILRMRNAHHLDATNAMAIEELHHWLTEQGKFLLISGVIRPVFRVLRNSGVLDRIGRKNVFPLIPLQPNLSTRQALIRAQELLGKKESEVKIFFESLPKK from the coding sequence TTGAAAAGAAGGTTCAAACCCTCTTTTCATAGATGGAAGGAACAGCTTAAAGACCAATTTCTTGAATTACATCTTGATCTTGGTCCATTCCGGAACATTTTAAAAAACTATTCGAAAGAAAAGTTTCAGACCGATTTCAAAGCCGGGATCAATGTCGCTTTGCTTTCCATTCCTCAAGGAATGGCTTATGCTCTTATTGCCGGACTTCCCGTTCAATATGGCCTATATGCCTGCGCCATTTCATCATTACTCGGGCCCTTCTTTCAAAGTTCCCGCTACGTGGTTCTGGGACCCACCAATGCCACTTCGGTCCTTCTTTTTAGTACCTATTTAAATATCCAAAAACAGGTAGATAAATTATCCACTCTGCCTTTTGTTCTTCTTTTTGTAGGCCTTATCTTGATCCTGGTCAGCCTCTTCCGGATGGCGGGTTTAACCCAGTATGTATCAAGAACGGTTATCGTAGGCTACATTACGGGAGCTTCCTTCCTGATTATTGCCGGACAACTCCATCGGGTATTAGGTTTTGATCTCCAGGAAGCTTATACTTTTTTTGACATCGTCGCCCAAACCTTCAGTCGGCTTCAATTCACCCAATGGCCTTCCGTAGCCATGGGAATATGTTCCCTTGGCTGTTGGTGGTGGCTTAAAAAGCGATTCCCCAAAATTCCTGCCATCGCCATCAGTCTCTTATTGATGAGCTTTGTTGGCTATTTTTCCCAGTTCTTCCATCTGCACATCGAGTTTTTAAAACCCATTCCCATAGCTTCCTGGCCTATAACCTTGCCTACGGTGAACTTCCATTGGTTTTCAACTTTGGCAAGCATGTCTTTTGCCTTGGCTTTTTTTGCAGCGGTAGAAGGAACGGGAATTGCCAGGTCTCTATCTAATAGAACGGGTGAACCTCTTGAATTGAACCGAGATCTTTTCGCCCAAGGGATCGCCAACATTGGCTGTAGTTTTTTCAGCGGCATGCCCGTGTCCGGGTCCTTGACGAGATCAGCCTTGAATTGGGCAAGCAAGCCCGCCACCCAACTGGCCAATCTTTGGAGCGGCATTATCATGTCTATAGCCCTGCTGGTGGGTGGTCCTCTCCTCGGATACATTCCTATTCCTGCCCTTTCCGCCCTGGTCATCAGTGCGGGCTTATCCCTGATCAACCCCAAGGAAATAAAAATAGCTCTTACGGCCACTCGATTCGACTTAGCCGTTTTTGTAGTTACCTTTATCGGGGCTCTTCTTACCCCTCTTGATTTTGCCATAGGTCTCGGGATTGGGGCTTCTATTCTTTTTTTCCTTAAACAAGCCGGAGAACCCTTTTTTGTTGAATATACCTTTGATACGGAACAGGGAGATCTCAGGGAAAAAATCAAGGGTGAAACCACCGTCCATCCCGATATTTCCATTATACATATCGAGGGAGAACTTTTTTTTGGCGTTTCCGAACTCTTTAGGAGCCAAATTAACAAGATACTTTCTTTAAACCCAAAAATACGGGTGGTTATCTTGAGAATGCGTAATGCCCATCACCTGGATGCTACCAATGCCATGGCTATAGAAGAACTGCACCATTGGCTCACCGAACAGGGGAAATTTCTTCTTATTAGCGGGGTCATCCGTCCCGTTTTCCGCGTCCTGAGAAACTCGGGAGTTTTGGATAGAATAGGGAGAAAAAATGTTTTCCCTCTTATCCCCCTTCAACCCAATCTTTCAACACGTCAAGCCCTCATCAGGGCCCAGGAACTTTTAGGGAAAAAAGAAAGCGAAGTCAAAATTTTCTTTGAAAGCCTCCCCAAAAAGTAA
- a CDS encoding Lrp/AsnC family transcriptional regulator: MPYAAFDSTASVEDEINEKILSISEDRLQGFIADPFKEIALLTGLPLSLVIERIRAMFSAGTIRRIRLTLLANDLAPGALVAWKVPENILHEAFDFLFQKDPFSGHVVIRSTDPGAAGARYRLWSTLKVPQGFSLETHCKILKSFIGAEGYKIMPAKGIFTLGVGHIRRKTILPGTKSDTVATMHPISLKKLNDKQWKVLGALKKELTIDEIDEGLWDKRARAIGMESKEFFSVAKELEKLGVLGRFSTFLEHVKPLYDGKKVTKFNALFHWAVPKGMEIAAGSQIGRFEILTHCYWREAGSEFKDVNIMAVAHGKDKDLLESHKKAIDHHLELTGIPISYTNIFWGGRSEIKPSEIFPEAYKEWLQKMGLDLNTI, encoded by the coding sequence ATGCCTTACGCAGCCTTTGATTCTACTGCCAGTGTCGAAGATGAAATAAATGAAAAAATTCTTTCTATTTCTGAAGATAGGCTACAAGGATTTATTGCCGATCCTTTTAAAGAAATAGCTCTTCTTACAGGTCTTCCTTTATCCCTTGTTATAGAAAGAATCCGGGCGATGTTCTCCGCCGGAACCATCCGTCGCATTCGATTGACCCTCTTGGCGAACGACCTGGCTCCCGGGGCATTGGTCGCCTGGAAAGTTCCAGAGAATATTCTCCACGAAGCCTTTGATTTCTTGTTCCAAAAAGATCCTTTTAGCGGTCACGTAGTCATTCGCTCTACCGACCCCGGCGCGGCCGGAGCGCGCTACCGTCTATGGAGTACGCTCAAAGTTCCCCAAGGTTTTTCTTTAGAAACTCACTGTAAAATTTTGAAAAGTTTTATCGGTGCTGAAGGCTACAAGATCATGCCCGCCAAAGGAATTTTCACCCTTGGAGTGGGGCATATCCGCAGGAAAACAATCCTTCCCGGAACAAAATCGGATACGGTGGCCACCATGCACCCCATATCCTTAAAAAAATTAAACGACAAGCAGTGGAAAGTTCTTGGCGCCCTTAAAAAAGAACTGACCATTGATGAGATAGACGAAGGGTTATGGGATAAAAGAGCCCGGGCGATAGGCATGGAGAGTAAAGAGTTTTTTTCTGTTGCCAAGGAGCTTGAAAAATTGGGGGTTCTAGGACGTTTTTCAACATTTTTAGAACATGTCAAGCCTCTTTATGACGGCAAAAAGGTAACCAAGTTTAACGCTCTTTTTCATTGGGCGGTCCCTAAAGGGATGGAAATAGCAGCGGGAAGTCAAATTGGAAGATTTGAAATCCTCACCCATTGCTACTGGAGAGAGGCAGGAAGCGAATTTAAAGATGTCAATATTATGGCTGTAGCCCATGGAAAGGATAAAGATCTGCTGGAATCCCACAAAAAGGCTATTGATCACCACTTGGAATTGACGGGAATCCCCATCTCTTATACCAATATATTTTGGGGAGGAAGGAGTGAAATTAAACCTTCTGAAATTTTCCCTGAGGCATATAAAGAATGGCTCCAAAAGATGGGATTAGATTTAAACACAATCTAA
- the leuB gene encoding 3-isopropylmalate dehydrogenase, with protein sequence MKTYRVAVLAGDGIGPELVRATIPILRLASHLYGFELIFEEALVGGTAIEATGKALPPETLEICKRSQAIFFGAVGGKQWENLPPEKQPERAALLPLRKTFSLFANIRPVYCYPELLDASPLKPEIASGVDLIIVRELTGGLYFGQPKGKIYTEQGERAIDTLVYETSEIERISIIAFEIALRRKKILTLVDKANVLESSVLWRKTVKEISKNYPDVQLNFLYVDNAAMQMVLRPSQFDVLLCENLFGDILSDEAAGIAGSLGLLASASIGSTKFGLYEPAGGSAPDIAGKNIANPIAQILSGALMFEYSFHEEAAAQAIKTAVGDVLKEGYRTLDIAKGSSRYCSTEEFADKVAQKLEENFKNKK encoded by the coding sequence ATGAAAACCTATCGTGTGGCTGTATTGGCGGGAGATGGTATAGGGCCAGAGCTTGTTAGAGCCACCATTCCTATCCTCAGGTTGGCTTCCCATTTATACGGTTTTGAATTAATTTTCGAAGAAGCCTTAGTGGGAGGTACGGCCATCGAAGCGACAGGCAAGGCTCTTCCCCCTGAAACCCTGGAAATTTGTAAAAGGTCTCAGGCTATCTTTTTCGGAGCAGTCGGTGGCAAACAATGGGAAAACCTCCCTCCTGAAAAACAACCTGAACGAGCAGCTCTACTTCCTTTACGGAAAACTTTTTCCCTTTTCGCCAACATCAGGCCGGTATACTGTTATCCCGAATTGCTGGATGCCTCTCCTCTGAAACCCGAAATCGCCTCAGGTGTGGACTTGATTATTGTCAGGGAACTGACCGGAGGGCTATATTTCGGTCAACCCAAGGGGAAAATCTATACCGAACAAGGAGAAAGAGCGATAGATACTCTTGTTTACGAAACCTCGGAGATAGAGCGAATAAGCATCATCGCTTTTGAAATCGCCCTGCGCCGAAAAAAAATTCTTACCCTTGTCGATAAAGCCAACGTCTTAGAATCGAGTGTGCTTTGGCGGAAAACAGTTAAAGAAATTTCGAAAAACTACCCTGACGTTCAACTGAACTTCCTGTACGTTGACAATGCCGCGATGCAAATGGTATTGAGACCTTCACAATTTGACGTCCTTCTTTGTGAAAACCTTTTTGGTGACATCCTCAGCGACGAAGCGGCAGGCATTGCAGGTAGCCTTGGACTCCTTGCGAGTGCTTCTATTGGTTCTACAAAATTTGGACTGTATGAACCTGCAGGGGGATCAGCCCCAGACATTGCTGGGAAAAACATAGCCAACCCCATAGCTCAAATACTATCCGGTGCATTGATGTTTGAATACAGTTTTCATGAAGAAGCAGCGGCTCAAGCCATCAAAACAGCCGTAGGCGATGTTTTAAAAGAAGGCTACAGAACTCTTGATATTGCTAAAGGTTCCTCCCGGTATTGTTCTACCGAAGAGTTTGCTGATAAAGTGGCACAAAAACTTGAAGAAAATTTCAAAAACAAAAAATAA
- a CDS encoding dihydroorotase, with protein sequence MDDRKTGFHITSGRIIDPLSRRDEIADIYVFDGRVVNPAELQPDVRWTRIEARGLVVAPGLIDMHVHLREPGETRKETIRTGTMAAAAGGITTVVAMPNTLPPADNPDTITWIGKKAEKEALVRVYPTGCITEGRRGEKLSPFQSLVQAGAIALSDDGNCVQNSRIMYLAMEYASVLDVPILDHCEDTTLSDGGVMNEGYWSTLLGLPGWPSIAEELMVSRDILLCEKTQARIHLQHLTTEGSVRLLREAKKRGLPVSAEVCPHHLALTDSSLRNYDTRFKMNPPLRGQKDREALIEAVVDGTIEVIASDHAPHTQFEKEVEFDKAPFGVVGLETLLSVCLQELYFSKKMDLLDLFSRLTLGPSRVLGLPQPSLSYGSVADLILLDLEEEWKVDSNQFLSKGKNTPFEGLTFKGKVVLTMVDGQIAWQREERNLVVK encoded by the coding sequence ATGGACGACCGAAAGACCGGTTTTCACATCACCTCGGGCAGAATTATTGATCCTTTGTCCCGTAGAGATGAAATTGCAGACATCTATGTTTTCGATGGACGGGTAGTTAATCCCGCTGAGCTCCAGCCGGATGTTCGATGGACCAGGATTGAAGCTCGGGGACTTGTGGTTGCCCCAGGCTTGATAGACATGCATGTGCACTTACGAGAACCGGGAGAAACAAGAAAAGAGACTATTAGAACCGGCACTATGGCTGCAGCAGCCGGAGGAATAACGACCGTTGTAGCCATGCCCAATACCCTTCCTCCGGCCGATAACCCGGATACGATAACATGGATTGGAAAGAAAGCTGAAAAGGAGGCGCTGGTAAGGGTCTATCCTACGGGTTGTATTACCGAAGGGCGAAGAGGTGAAAAACTCTCTCCTTTTCAATCGCTCGTCCAGGCTGGAGCCATTGCCCTATCTGATGACGGAAACTGCGTTCAGAATTCCCGTATTATGTATTTAGCAATGGAGTATGCTTCGGTCCTCGACGTTCCCATCCTGGATCACTGTGAAGATACGACCCTATCCGATGGAGGGGTAATGAACGAAGGATATTGGAGTACTCTTCTGGGATTGCCCGGCTGGCCAAGTATCGCAGAAGAGCTAATGGTGAGCCGCGATATTCTTCTTTGTGAGAAGACACAAGCTCGAATCCACTTGCAGCACCTCACTACCGAGGGATCTGTAAGATTACTCCGTGAAGCTAAAAAAAGGGGATTACCTGTCAGTGCTGAAGTTTGTCCCCATCACCTGGCTTTGACAGACTCTTCGCTCAGGAATTACGATACCCGTTTTAAGATGAATCCACCATTAAGAGGACAAAAAGATAGGGAAGCCTTGATAGAGGCCGTTGTCGATGGAACGATCGAAGTCATAGCTTCTGATCATGCTCCCCATACCCAATTTGAAAAGGAAGTGGAGTTTGACAAGGCTCCTTTTGGAGTCGTTGGGCTTGAGACCCTGTTGTCGGTCTGCCTCCAAGAACTTTATTTTTCCAAAAAGATGGATCTTCTTGATCTATTTAGCCGATTGACCTTGGGACCTAGCCGGGTTCTTGGTCTTCCTCAACCCTCGTTAAGTTATGGATCTGTAGCCGATCTCATTCTGTTGGATCTGGAGGAAGAGTGGAAGGTGGATTCAAACCAGTTTTTATCCAAGGGAAAAAATACTCCTTTTGAAGGTTTGACTTTCAAAGGAAAAGTCGTGTTGACTATGGTTGATGGACAAATCGCCTGGCAAAGGGAGGAAAGAAATTTGGTGGTGAAATAG
- a CDS encoding S1C family serine protease, with translation MTKRNSADVLPLPCLSASPLHCFFPSFRLFFFQSLLKTGISFVLFFSFFLLPALSQDSPLYQAEDEPAVLVVKKVMPSVVNISSERIVQKRVQDPFDLFFGRYYSYKERVKSLGSGVLVSAEGYIITCAHVVERSIDRKVQVTLNEKKIETEAKILAVDPSTDLALLKVDSKTALPFLDIQSVSPTLLGQTVIVLGNPVGYQNSVSKGILSAVDRTIETEGGKIEGLLQTDAAINPGNSGGPIVDISGKFVGISSAKFAGEAIEGIGFAIPARRVNIFYRETLAQLKKGPASRKELNIEQVLAKRFGLHVQEINRDLAEAFHVQEGMGLLVSDVDPYGPAAKAGIKSGMIILGIGNRKIDELELYPELLKGIKSGEAVLMTVMMVKESQGFFLSQTATVEVFAR, from the coding sequence ATGACAAAAAGGAATAGCGCCGATGTGTTGCCTTTGCCTTGTTTATCAGCATCCCCCCTTCATTGTTTTTTTCCTTCATTTAGACTATTTTTTTTTCAGTCCCTTCTGAAAACAGGGATCAGCTTTGTTCTTTTCTTTTCGTTTTTTCTACTTCCCGCCTTATCCCAAGATAGCCCTCTTTACCAAGCCGAAGATGAACCCGCCGTCTTAGTGGTTAAAAAGGTCATGCCTTCTGTCGTCAATATCAGTTCAGAAAGGATAGTGCAAAAAAGGGTGCAAGATCCTTTCGATCTTTTTTTTGGAAGGTATTACAGCTATAAGGAAAGGGTCAAAAGCCTGGGTTCCGGTGTTCTTGTCAGTGCGGAAGGATACATTATTACCTGTGCCCATGTCGTTGAACGGTCGATAGATCGGAAGGTCCAGGTAACACTCAATGAAAAAAAAATAGAGACTGAAGCCAAAATACTTGCTGTTGATCCCTCCACGGATCTTGCTCTTTTAAAAGTCGATTCTAAAACAGCTCTCCCCTTCTTGGATATTCAAAGTGTCTCTCCGACCTTGCTTGGGCAGACCGTCATTGTCCTGGGTAACCCTGTAGGCTATCAAAATAGCGTTTCTAAGGGGATATTGAGTGCTGTAGATAGGACAATCGAAACGGAGGGAGGGAAAATAGAAGGATTACTCCAAACGGATGCCGCTATCAATCCAGGGAATAGCGGTGGGCCGATAGTTGACATCTCCGGAAAATTTGTAGGCATAAGTTCGGCAAAATTCGCCGGAGAAGCTATCGAAGGGATAGGATTTGCTATTCCTGCCCGAAGGGTGAATATTTTTTATCGGGAGACGTTAGCTCAACTGAAAAAGGGTCCTGCAAGCCGAAAAGAATTGAATATCGAGCAGGTATTGGCCAAAAGGTTTGGGTTGCACGTCCAAGAAATAAACCGGGATTTAGCCGAGGCATTCCATGTACAGGAAGGAATGGGGCTTCTGGTATCAGATGTGGATCCGTATGGACCGGCGGCCAAGGCAGGAATAAAGTCTGGAATGATCATCCTTGGCATAGGAAATAGGAAAATTGATGAATTAGAATTATATCCAGAGCTCCTTAAAGGCATAAAAAGTGGAGAGGCGGTTTTGATGACGGTGATGATGGTTAAAGAAAGCCAAGGTTTTTTTCTCAGCCAGACGGCTACGGTGGAGGTGTTTGCGAGATAG
- a CDS encoding aspartate carbamoyltransferase catalytic subunit has protein sequence MQKLELDEIKRKWKRKDLISLEQLDRLDIESILFLAKEFKKKLQQDDPLPSLKGHTAVALMVEPSTRTRVSFEIAAKKLGISFLSIDYKSSSIQKGESLKDTAKNLEALGIDFLILRHPTAGSPFFLANLLKISVINGGDGAHEHPTQGLLDLMTVEEHFGTVSGLHVLIVGDILHSRVARSTFWAFSKCGAKVKFVGPKTMLPSYFRDFGAEISYDLDRSLPFADCIVLLRIQHERQKKDLFPSLNEYIASYGLTKERMGRCKQHVLILHPGPVERGVEIESELADSSKSAILKQVENGLAVRMAVYYLLSRSCVR, from the coding sequence ATGCAAAAGTTAGAACTTGATGAAATAAAAAGAAAGTGGAAAAGAAAAGATTTAATTTCTCTGGAACAACTGGATCGTTTGGATATAGAATCTATCTTGTTCTTAGCCAAGGAGTTTAAGAAAAAACTGCAACAAGATGATCCCCTTCCTTCTTTAAAGGGGCATACCGCGGTCGCCTTAATGGTTGAACCCAGCACCCGCACAAGGGTATCTTTTGAAATAGCGGCAAAAAAACTGGGTATCTCCTTTTTGTCGATCGACTATAAATCAAGTTCCATACAAAAAGGAGAATCTTTAAAAGACACGGCTAAAAATCTCGAAGCCCTTGGAATCGATTTTCTTATTCTTCGCCATCCCACCGCAGGTTCTCCCTTTTTTCTTGCCAATCTTCTTAAGATTTCTGTTATCAACGGTGGAGATGGGGCTCATGAACATCCGACTCAAGGGCTTCTGGACTTGATGACTGTTGAGGAACATTTTGGCACGGTCAGCGGTCTGCATGTCTTAATTGTTGGAGACATTCTCCATAGCCGGGTCGCTCGTTCTACGTTTTGGGCTTTTTCAAAATGTGGGGCAAAAGTAAAATTTGTGGGCCCGAAAACTATGCTTCCCAGCTATTTTAGAGATTTTGGAGCTGAAATAAGTTATGATCTGGATCGATCACTGCCATTTGCTGACTGTATTGTTTTGCTGCGTATCCAGCATGAAAGGCAGAAAAAAGATCTTTTTCCTTCCTTAAACGAATATATTGCTTCCTATGGATTAACCAAGGAAAGAATGGGTAGGTGTAAACAGCATGTTCTTATCCTGCATCCTGGACCGGTAGAAAGAGGGGTAGAGATTGAAAGCGAGCTTGCCGATTCCAGCAAATCGGCTATTTTGAAGCAAGTCGAAAATGGATTAGCGGTGAGGATGGCCGTTTATTATCTTCTCAGTAGATCTTGTGTAAGGTAG
- the trpD gene encoding anthranilate phosphoribosyltransferase codes for MIPKWRTICELVSLGKVLDEEQASQVVEYLLDPSLADWEKENFLVLLSSRGLHADELVYFAKIFLQKCVKLSFQEEWENQPLFDCCGSGGGGRNLFNVSTAMIFVLASLGVPVVKHGNRGITKISGSADVLEKLGIAYRLPPEGVYRSLEELGFAFIFAPDYHPGYARLAPIRQKLAKRKIQTVFHFLGPLLNPARPRTQLTGVFREEHIDLFAAALGRLGVQKPVVIWGVDEECNPMGEIGIEGRGKASGLSLEIIGPILTENARQRGYTLGSVNEAVVDSSLESARIIEAIFKGEIKGYARGLVVANSFLGLLSWGWKGELEEALQSIEEAIDSGMVYKKLHQARVFAFEWGKEYPYRRL; via the coding sequence ATGATTCCGAAATGGCGAACTATTTGTGAGCTTGTCTCATTGGGAAAGGTTTTGGATGAAGAACAAGCTTCCCAAGTCGTGGAATATCTCTTGGATCCCTCTTTGGCCGATTGGGAAAAAGAAAATTTCTTGGTTTTACTTTCCTCTCGTGGACTTCATGCGGATGAATTGGTTTATTTTGCAAAGATTTTTTTACAAAAATGCGTCAAACTTTCTTTTCAAGAAGAATGGGAAAATCAACCCCTTTTTGATTGTTGTGGTTCAGGAGGAGGGGGACGCAACCTTTTTAATGTTTCGACGGCCATGATATTTGTCCTTGCTTCCCTGGGAGTTCCCGTTGTTAAACATGGCAACAGGGGCATAACGAAAATTTCGGGAAGCGCCGATGTCCTTGAAAAGTTAGGAATAGCCTACAGGCTTCCTCCGGAAGGGGTCTATAGGTCGCTAGAGGAACTGGGCTTTGCTTTTATTTTTGCTCCGGATTACCATCCTGGTTATGCTCGGCTTGCCCCTATAAGGCAAAAGTTAGCTAAAAGAAAGATTCAGACGGTGTTTCATTTTCTTGGACCGTTACTTAATCCGGCAAGACCGAGGACCCAGTTGACCGGTGTTTTTAGAGAAGAGCATATTGATCTTTTTGCCGCGGCGTTGGGCCGTCTAGGTGTTCAAAAGCCGGTTGTCATCTGGGGCGTTGATGAAGAATGCAATCCCATGGGGGAGATTGGGATAGAGGGAAGAGGTAAAGCCTCCGGTCTTTCTCTTGAAATTATAGGACCCATTCTAACCGAAAATGCGCGCCAAAGAGGCTATACCCTTGGATCGGTGAATGAAGCGGTTGTCGATTCTTCCTTGGAAAGTGCTCGAATAATCGAGGCTATTTTCAAGGGAGAAATAAAGGGATATGCTCGAGGCCTGGTTGTGGCCAACTCTTTTCTGGGCTTATTAAGTTGGGGTTGGAAGGGAGAACTCGAAGAGGCCCTACAATCTATAGAAGAAGCGATAGATTCGGGAATGGTTTACAAAAAGTTGCATCAAGCCCGAGTTTTTGCATTCGAGTGGGGAAAAGAATACCCTTACAGGAGGCTTTAA
- a CDS encoding LeuD/DmdB family oxidoreductase small subunit, giving the protein MANRIFGKVFVVKDNIDTDQIIPAQYLMYLPTVPEELEKLGSFALSGLPESSYPHRYVEAGKTKTIYPIIIAGKNFGCGSSREHAPIALAAAGCKVIIARSYARIFFRNCIATGAVFPYEIQDEFPQEIPTGKEVIVDLDEEKVIIDNHFFALKSLGDAKAVIEAGGIFNYAKKSGMIPLKS; this is encoded by the coding sequence ATGGCAAATAGAATTTTTGGCAAGGTTTTTGTAGTAAAAGACAATATTGATACCGATCAAATTATCCCGGCACAATATCTCATGTACTTGCCGACGGTACCCGAGGAACTTGAAAAACTGGGTAGCTTTGCCCTCTCCGGGTTACCTGAATCCTCCTATCCCCATCGTTATGTAGAAGCCGGAAAGACCAAAACCATCTACCCCATCATAATCGCGGGCAAAAACTTCGGTTGCGGTTCATCTCGAGAACATGCTCCCATAGCTTTGGCCGCTGCGGGATGCAAAGTGATTATCGCTCGAAGTTATGCCCGAATCTTTTTCCGTAATTGTATCGCAACAGGAGCGGTTTTCCCCTATGAAATTCAAGACGAATTTCCTCAAGAAATCCCTACAGGAAAAGAGGTGATTGTTGATCTTGACGAGGAGAAAGTCATCATCGACAATCACTTTTTTGCCCTGAAATCTCTCGGCGATGCCAAGGCGGTTATCGAAGCCGGGGGAATATTTAATTATGCAAAAAAGTCTGGAATGATTCCCCTCAAGTCTTAG
- the carA gene encoding glutamine-hydrolyzing carbamoyl-phosphate synthase small subunit, protein MKNHRRKAFLILEDGTVFRGESFGAEGTVVGEICFNTSMTGYQEILTDPSYKGQIVCLTYPEIGNYGINPFDHQSKAVQVAGLVIRSLSPIASNWRSFCNLSDFLKKEGVVGIKKVDTRQLTLHIREAGVLRGVLTTEDMERMDAMGLAHRWDYSKIDFIAQVTTPAFYKWNEEELLDPIIERMGVENPLTEEKKCLIEKWKSNLRRLDPPLYRLAVLDFGVKFSTLRYLRRQGFDLYVFPAYTSSKAVLDSDPDGIFLSNGPGDPALFEKLHSKIKSLLGKKPLFGICLGHQLLAIALGAKTFKLRFGHRGANHPVKNLFDSTIKITSQNHGYAVCADSLPEGLKISEINLNDGTIEGFIHESLPLFSVQYHPEAAPGPHDALDYFKLFFNKVQNDKSKKSSEW, encoded by the coding sequence ATGAAAAATCACCGGAGAAAAGCTTTTTTAATTCTTGAAGATGGAACCGTTTTTAGGGGTGAGTCCTTTGGAGCGGAAGGAACGGTGGTAGGAGAAATCTGTTTTAATACCTCGATGACCGGCTATCAAGAGATTCTTACCGATCCGTCTTACAAGGGACAAATCGTTTGTTTAACCTATCCTGAGATCGGCAATTACGGCATCAATCCCTTCGATCATCAATCGAAAGCCGTCCAGGTTGCAGGTCTTGTTATTCGGTCCCTTTCGCCCATAGCCAGCAACTGGAGATCGTTCTGTAATCTTTCCGATTTTTTAAAAAAGGAAGGGGTCGTGGGTATAAAAAAAGTGGATACTCGCCAACTCACCCTGCATATAAGGGAAGCGGGAGTTCTTAGGGGAGTATTGACAACTGAAGATATGGAGAGGATGGACGCTATGGGGTTGGCTCATCGGTGGGATTACTCGAAGATTGATTTTATAGCCCAGGTGACCACTCCTGCTTTTTATAAATGGAATGAAGAAGAGCTCTTGGATCCGATCATTGAACGGATGGGAGTTGAAAATCCGTTAACCGAAGAGAAGAAATGTTTAATAGAAAAGTGGAAAAGCAACCTACGCCGTTTAGATCCTCCTTTGTATCGGTTGGCGGTTTTAGATTTTGGGGTCAAGTTTTCTACATTGAGGTACTTGCGTCGCCAGGGATTTGATTTATACGTTTTTCCAGCGTACACCTCTTCAAAAGCTGTTTTGGACTCCGATCCCGATGGTATTTTTTTATCCAATGGTCCAGGGGACCCCGCTCTATTTGAAAAATTGCATTCCAAAATAAAATCTCTCTTAGGGAAAAAACCTTTATTTGGGATATGCCTGGGTCATCAGTTGCTGGCTATTGCCCTTGGAGCAAAAACTTTTAAACTTCGGTTCGGACATCGGGGAGCCAACCACCCTGTAAAAAATCTTTTTGATTCGACGATCAAAATTACTTCTCAGAATCATGGCTATGCGGTTTGCGCAGATTCTCTTCCGGAGGGACTTAAAATCAGCGAAATCAATCTTAATGATGGAACCATTGAAGGATTCATTCATGAATCACTCCCTCTTTTTTCCGTCCAGTATCATCCTGAAGCTGCACCGGGTCCTCACGATGCGTTAGATTATTTTAAACTTTTTTTTAACAAGGTTCAGAACGATAAAAGTAAGAAAAGCAGTGAGTGGTAA